A part of Bacteroidia bacterium genomic DNA contains:
- the purH gene encoding bifunctional phosphoribosylaminoimidazolecarboxamide formyltransferase/IMP cyclohydrolase has product MSSLKKINNALISVYSKDGLEPIVRQLQALGVKIFSTGGTQTFIEKLGVSVVPVEELTSYPSILGGRVKTLHPKIFGGILGRRELQDDLMQLEEYQIPEIDLVIVDLYPFEDTVKLGASESDVIEKIDIGGISLIRAAAKNFKDVVITSSKNDYSFLLETILEKQKGQSSLDDRKALATKAFNVSSHYDTAIFNYFNSEKNNFFKQSVLNSKTLRYGENPHQLGVFYGNLDEIFTQKNGKELSYNNLLDVDAAVNLMAEFTDTTFAILKHNNACGIASDKNLLTAWKAALAGDPVSAFGGILITNVPLDVATAEEINKLFFEVIIAPAYEEKAFEILKTKPNRIILEQKKVSLPKKNFRTLLNGVIEQDKDLKTETIADMRTVTLVSPTQAELTDLEFANKVVKQSKSNTIVLVKNKKLLASGVGQTSRVDALQQAIHKATSFGFSLEGSVMASDAFFPFPDCVEIAHKVGINAVIQPGGSIKDKDSVTYCDANKMTMVMTGTRHFKH; this is encoded by the coding sequence ATGAGCAGTTTGAAAAAAATAAACAATGCCTTAATTTCAGTGTATTCTAAAGATGGTTTAGAACCAATTGTTCGCCAACTTCAAGCACTTGGGGTGAAAATTTTTAGTACAGGAGGTACACAAACTTTTATTGAAAAATTAGGTGTAAGCGTTGTTCCTGTTGAGGAATTGACATCTTATCCTTCGATACTTGGCGGAAGAGTGAAAACATTGCATCCAAAAATTTTTGGCGGAATCCTTGGCAGACGTGAATTACAAGACGATTTAATGCAATTGGAAGAATATCAAATTCCGGAAATTGATTTAGTCATTGTTGATTTATATCCTTTTGAAGACACTGTAAAATTAGGCGCTTCGGAAAGCGACGTAATTGAAAAAATTGACATCGGCGGTATTTCATTGATTCGTGCCGCAGCCAAAAACTTTAAAGATGTAGTGATTACTTCTTCAAAGAATGATTACTCTTTTTTGCTCGAAACTATTTTAGAAAAACAAAAAGGGCAATCTTCGTTAGATGACCGAAAAGCATTGGCAACAAAGGCTTTTAATGTTTCTTCGCATTACGACACCGCTATTTTTAATTACTTTAATTCTGAAAAAAATAATTTTTTCAAGCAAAGTGTTTTAAATTCTAAAACGCTACGTTACGGCGAAAATCCTCATCAATTGGGTGTTTTTTACGGAAACTTAGACGAAATTTTTACACAGAAAAACGGGAAAGAATTATCCTATAATAATTTATTGGATGTAGATGCTGCCGTAAATTTAATGGCAGAATTTACCGATACTACTTTCGCGATTTTAAAACACAACAATGCTTGCGGAATTGCTTCCGATAAAAATTTATTGACTGCATGGAAAGCTGCTTTGGCAGGCGATCCAGTAAGTGCTTTCGGTGGAATTTTAATTACTAACGTACCATTAGATGTTGCTACTGCCGAAGAAATAAATAAATTATTTTTTGAAGTTATCATCGCGCCAGCCTACGAAGAAAAGGCTTTCGAGATTTTAAAAACAAAACCGAATCGAATAATTTTAGAGCAGAAAAAAGTTTCGCTTCCGAAAAAGAATTTTCGAACACTGTTAAACGGCGTCATCGAACAAGACAAAGATTTAAAAACAGAAACCATCGCAGACATGCGAACGGTAACGCTTGTAAGTCCTACACAAGCCGAATTAACCGACCTTGAATTTGCAAATAAAGTAGTGAAACAAAGTAAATCAAACACCATCGTTTTGGTAAAAAATAAAAAACTTTTAGCAAGCGGTGTAGGACAAACATCTCGCGTAGATGCCTTGCAACAAGCCATTCACAAAGCCACCAGTTTTGGTTTTTCATTGGAAGGTTCCGTGATGGCATCGGACGCATTTTTCCCATTTCCGGATTGCGTAGAAATTGCACACAAAGTGGGAATCAACGCAGTTATTCAGCCGGGAGGATCCATTAAAGACAAAGACTCTGTTACCTATTGCGATGCGAATAAAATGACGATGGTGATGACGGGAACAAGGCATTTTAAACATTAA